A single genomic interval of Lathyrus oleraceus cultivar Zhongwan6 chromosome 7, CAAS_Psat_ZW6_1.0, whole genome shotgun sequence harbors:
- the LOC127101283 gene encoding phloretin 4'-O-glucosyltransferase produces MVCPPDPCIRHLKRHHPQAKTFFLQICKIRLYKEKIVKSFFASHIYRKQFSIYLHHTPPPTTMPSHRHHRILLIPYPVQGHINPTFEFAKRLITLGAHVTISTTLHMHNRITNKPTLPNLSYLPFSDGFDDGFQGKDKDAYLLYHAEFKRRGSEFVVKTILYNSQQGTPFTCLVHSLLLQWAAQAARELHLPTALLWVQPATVFDILYYYYHGFSDSIKKPSRSIELPGLPLLLSPRDLPVFLLESCSSAYALLVSFFEQQFNDLDVETNPTTILVNSFEALEPEALRAVEKLNMISIGPLISSAFLDERDPTDGTSFGGHAQAHIFQPSNGCVEWLDSKTEKSVVYVSFGSHCVVSEIQMEEIARALLDCGFPFLWVIREAKEGEKEEDLSCRKELEEKGKIVKWCSQVEVLSHPSLGCFLTHCGWNSTLESLVSGVPMVAFPQWADQTTNAKLIEDVWKIGVRVDHELKEDGTVGGDEIRRCLEVVMGSGEKGDEMRRNAEKWKGLAREAVNEGGSSDKNLRAFLDRIAES; encoded by the coding sequence ATGGTATGTCCACCAGATCCATGCATTCGTCACCTCAAACGTCACCACCCACAAGCCAAAACATTCTTTCTACAAATTTGTAAAATAAGACTGTACAAAGAAAAAATTGTAAAAAGTTTTTTTGCATCCCATATATATAGAAAACAATTTTCTATATATCTCCATCACActccaccaccaaccaccatgCCTTCCCACCGCCACCACCGCATCCTCCTCATACCATACCCTGTACAAGGCCACATAAACCCCACCTTCGAATTCGCAAAACGACTCATCACTTTAGGTGCACATGTCACTATCTCTACCACCCTACACATGCACAACCGCATCACCAACAAACCCACCCTCCCTAACCTCTCTTATCTTCCTTTCTCCGACGGCTTCGACGACGGTTTTCAAGGCAAAGACAAAGATGCGTACTTACTCTACCACGCAGAGTTCAAACGCCGCGGCTCTGAGTTTGTTGTAAAAACAATACTCTATAACTCACAACAAGGTACCCCCTTCACTTGCTTAGTTCActcccttctccttcagtgggcCGCGCAAGCCGCGCGTGAGCTTCACCTCCCGACGGCTTTGCTCTGGGTTCAACCAGCCACCGTTTTCGATATCTTATATTACTACTACCACGGATTCTCTGATTCCATCAAAAAACCTTCACGCTCCATTGAATTGCCAGGGTTACCACTATTGCTTTCACCACGTGATTTGCCTGTGTTTCTATTGGAGTCATGTTCAAGTGCTTACGCTCTACTGGTTTCATTCTTTGAGCAACAATTCAACGACCTTGATGTTGAAACAAACCCTACAACAATACTTGTTAACTCGTTTGAAGCATTGGAACCAGAGGCGTTGAGAGCCGTTGAAAAACTAAACATGATTTCCATCGGACCGTTGATTTCTTCTGCGTTTTTGGATGAGAGAGATCCAACGGATGGTACTTCATTTGGAGGTCATGCACAGGCTCACATCTTCCAACCTTCCAATGGTTGTGTTGAATGGTTGGACTCTAAGACAGAGAAGTCGGTTGTTTATGTTTCGTTTGGTAGTCATTGCGTGGTATCAGAGATACAAATGGAGGAAATCGCACGTGCTTTGTTGGATTGTGGATTTCCATTCTTGTGGGTGATTAGGGAGGCGAAAGAGGGAGAGAAGGAGGAAGATTTGAGTTGTAGAAAGGAGTTGGAAGAGAAAGGGAAGATAGTGAAATGGTGTTCACAAGTGGAAGTTCTTTCACATCCTTCTTTGGGTTGTTTTTTGACTCACTGTGGTTGGAATTCGACTTTGGAAAGCTTGGTGTCAGGGGTTCCTATGGTGGCGTTTCCTCAGTGGGCAGATCAGACGACAAATGCAAAGTTGATAGAAGATGTGTGGAAGATAGGAGTGAGAGTGGATCATGAATTGAAGGAGGATGGAACTGTAGGAGGGGATGAAATTAGGAGGTGTTTGGAAGTGGTGATGGGGAGTGGAGAGAAAGGAGATGAAATGAGGAGGAATGCAGAGAAATGGAAGGGTTTGGCCAGAGAGGCAGTGAATGAAGGCGGCTCTTCAGATAAGAATCTGAGGGCCTTTTTGGATCGTATTGCTGAATCATGA